The Alkalispirochaeta americana genome segment CTGCGATTATTGAAGAATTAGCTGGAATAATTCCGGATGCAAGTTCACTCAAGTATTTCTTTGAAGAGCGCATTGCCATGCCTGGCTGGATTACTACAGTGAATGTTGATGGACCCTTGACTACGGTAGTAGAAGAGTATCTCACTGGTCGACTTGACGACAATAATCTTGAATCCCGTTTGCAACAGCTGCTTGAGAGAGCAATCCGCGAAGCTAATTAATCAGTATTTCTGTTTCAGCATGTGCCCTGGATATACAGGGCACATGATTACCAAGGAGTATTTTGTGAAGAGTATAAGTAGAACTCCCTGGTCCACGGTTATGTTTTTCCTGTTGCCAAGTTTTGTGGGGTTTGTGCTGTTAATCATTATACCTCTGCTGATGGCCTTTGGCCTTTCAGTGACAAATTATACCGGTGGACCGAATTTTTCTTTCGTTGGGTTAAGGAATTATGTGCTGGCATTTACCAGTCCAGTTTTTCTGGGGAGCCTCTGGGTTACCCTGAAATATGTTGTGTTTGCTGTTAGTCTCCAGCTTTTCTTTGCCTTGGCTTTTGCCGTGATACTGAACCGTAAGTTAAGAGGAAACAACTTTTTCCGCGGGGTTATTTTCCTGCCGAATGTTATAGCTTCTGTAGCTATCGGGTTAGCTTTTATGGTCGTTCTCGAGCCGAATACTGGTATGTTAAATCAGTTGCTTGGCGCGATCGGATTGCCGACAGCTCGCTGGCTGGCATCTGAAGATACCGCATTGGGAACAATTATCGGGGTTTCGGTGTGGCAGAACTTTGGATATTTCATGGTGATTATCCTTGGTGGGCTGCAGCACATTAATGCTTCATTATATGAGGCTGCCCAGATCGATGGTGCAAACGCAATCCGGAAATTTTTTGCAGTAACCCTCCCTGGTTTGAGCCCTGTTATGTTCTTCTGTTTTACCATGTCGATAATCAACGCTTTTAAGGTTTTTGATTTGGTCTATGTCATGACTGGTGGATCCAATGGAGGGGGACCAGTTGGGTCTACAAGGGTTGTGGTGATGGATATTTATCAGAACGCGTTTCAGCGTTTTCGTTTTGGCTATGCTGCAGCACAGTCTGTGGTTCTGCTATTCATAATTCTGGCAATTACACTCTGGCAGTATCGCCAGCAGAGAAAGTGGGTGAGCTATGATGTTGTCTAAATTGCAGTATCAAAACTGGAGCCGGAAGGGAGTGCTCAGGTTTCATGCGGCCCTGTATTATGCCAGCTTATTCCTTATAACTGCTGTGATTCTATCGCCCATAATTATTGCGTTTTCGAGTGCGTTCAAGTTTGAGGCTGATATTTACGCTGTTCCTTTTCGGCTCATTCCTGAAGTTCCGACACTGGATAACTTCAGACAGTTGCTCGATCGGTTTCCTCTATATATATACAACTCTTTCAAGGTGACGGGAATAATTGTGCTGCTGCAGATCGTCACGGCGACAACGGCTGGCTACTGCTTCTCTAAACTGGAATGGAAGGGCCGCGACTTCATATTTATTCTCTATATTGCCTCGATTATGATTCCCGGTCAGGCTGTTATTATTCCGCAATTTATCATTGTTCAGCGTCTTGGTTTGTACAATACGCATGCCGGTCTGATCTTTGTTTCTGTTTTTACGGCATTTGGAACATTTTTGGTAAAACAGTTTTTCATGACTATTCCCGAGAGTTTTATAGAAGCAGCTAGAATTGATGGAGCAAGCGAGATTTTTATTTTTAGAAAGGTAATGATTCCATTAT includes the following:
- a CDS encoding carbohydrate ABC transporter permease produces the protein MITKEYFVKSISRTPWSTVMFFLLPSFVGFVLLIIIPLLMAFGLSVTNYTGGPNFSFVGLRNYVLAFTSPVFLGSLWVTLKYVVFAVSLQLFFALAFAVILNRKLRGNNFFRGVIFLPNVIASVAIGLAFMVVLEPNTGMLNQLLGAIGLPTARWLASEDTALGTIIGVSVWQNFGYFMVIILGGLQHINASLYEAAQIDGANAIRKFFAVTLPGLSPVMFFCFTMSIINAFKVFDLVYVMTGGSNGGGPVGSTRVVVMDIYQNAFQRFRFGYAAAQSVVLLFIILAITLWQYRQQRKWVSYDVV
- a CDS encoding carbohydrate ABC transporter permease, with translation MMLSKLQYQNWSRKGVLRFHAALYYASLFLITAVILSPIIIAFSSAFKFEADIYAVPFRLIPEVPTLDNFRQLLDRFPLYIYNSFKVTGIIVLLQIVTATTAGYCFSKLEWKGRDFIFILYIASIMIPGQAVIIPQFIIVQRLGLYNTHAGLIFVSVFTAFGTFLVKQFFMTIPESFIEAARIDGASEIFIFRKVMIPLSKTVIATLVIFSFRFFWNDFFGPLIYLASPNLKTLPLGMADFANEHYTYVGPQMAATIISIIPVLLVFLAGQKHFVKGTMSAGIKG